The Candidatus Effluviviaceae Genus V sp. genome segment GAGCTTGACCTCGACAAAGACGAGCGTCCCCCGGTCGGCCGCCACGACGTCCACTTCGCAGCCGTGAGAACGGTAGCGCCGATCGAGGACGCGGAGACCCTTCATACAAAGGTAGGCGGCCGCCACGAGCTCGCCCAGTTCACCGAGCCGTGTGGTGTTCATGGTGTGTCGGACCTGAAGGGGAAGCCGATCGGGACGTCGGAAGAGGGGGAATGTGGAACGCTACCGGGCGTTGCGGGACGCTCCGACCCGGGCCTGCACGCGCAGGTGGCTCCGCCGGTAGAGGGCGCGGAGACGGGACAGCTCGTACTCGGACAGGTTCCGGGCGTAATCCCTGATCGCGACCCCGATCTCCTCAAGAGCCGAAGCACTGTCGGCCTCCGTCAGGAGCTTCCGGAAACGCTGGTAGGCGGGCGAAAACCCGCCGGCGGCCTCGTGCACGACGTCGAACGACAGCCGGTGGATCTCGCACGGGCCGAGCCGGGTGAGCGCCGCCATGTGCTCCTCGGTCCCGTAGCCCTTGTGCCGTGCGAACCCGTACCCGGGGTACTTCGCGTCCATCTCGACCATCTCCCGGTCCCGTGTGACCTTCGCTATGATCGAGGCCGCGGCGATCGGCGCCGAGAGCCCGTCGCCCCCGGGAATCGCCGTCTGGGGCACGGCGACGCCGGGAACCTCCATGCCGTCGATCAGCACGTGGTCGGGCCGCGGGTCGAGTGCCTCGACGGCCCGGCACATCGCCTCCCGCGCGGCATGGAGGATGTTGATCTCGTCGATCCTCCTCTGCGAGACGCGTCCGACACCGACGGCGACCGCCCGCTCCATGATGTCGCCGTAGAGGCGCTCACGTCTCTCGGGTGTCAGCTTCTTCGAGTCGTTGACGCCTTCGATGTCGCCGTCGTCGAGGATGACGGCCGCAGCGACGACCGGCCCGGCCAGCGGGCCGCGTCCCGCCTCGTCCACGCCCCCGATCAGGCGACAGCCCTTCTCCCAGAGCTCGCGCTCGTGGCGGCGGAGGGCGTCGAGGCGGCTCTGTTCCCGTGTCGCTCTGGCCCGGCGCCTGATCTCGGACGCGACGATCTCTCGGACCCCGCACCGCGCATCGCCGGCGAGCGCCTCCCAAAGAGAGTCGCCGGGCTCGAGAGGAGCTCCGGCGACGTACTCGCGTATCTGCGTGATGGTCATGCTGGAGACGTCCGGACGGTCGGCCTCCGGACGGCGGGCGCTCGGGCGCTCCGTCGTCTCGTCGGTCGTCTCTTCTCTGGTCCGCTCGGACATCTCCCTGCCGCACCCGAAAAGGGGAAGCTGACGTTCCGCACTCACTGGCCGTCCCGCGACGCGCTGCCGTCCGGGACGGACGCCCCGACTACCTGATATCGCGCGCCTTCGTCTTCGCCGCCTTGCCGGTGCGCTTCCTGAGGTAGTAGAGCTTGGCCCGGCGGGTCTTGCCGTGCCGTGTGACGTGCACCGCCTGGACGTTCGGGGACGACACCGGGAAGATCCTCTCGACGCCGATCCCCTGCGTCACGCGGCGGACGATGAACGTCTCGTTTGGACCGGTACCCTGCCGCGCGATGACCGTGCCCTCGAAGGCCTGCGTCCGCTCCTTGCTGCCTTCCGTGATACGCACGTCGACACGGACCGTGTCGCCGACACCGAACTCCGGTGTCTTGTCGCGCGTGTACCTCTTCTCTATCTCGCGGATTCTCTCGTGCATGTCGCTTCCCCCTGCGTCGTGTCCTTCGTGTCGTCTTCGTCAGTCGTCCGGATCGGTGTCCCAGCCGAGTTCCGCCAGGATCTCCTCATCCTCCTCGGTCAGGTTCGCCGCCTCGAGGAGGTCGGGCCGCCGCTCCATCGTCGTCCTGAGCGCCTCCGTGAGCCGCCACCGCCTGATGAGCTCGTGGTGCCCCGAGACCAGAACCTCCGGAACGTCCATCCCGCGGTACGACTCGGGTCTCGTGTACGACGGCGGTCCGAGAATCCCCTGATAGAAGGAGTCCGTCTCCGCCGACTCGATGTCCCCGAGAACCCCCGGGACGAGACGGGCGACCGCGTCGATGACGACCGCGGCCGCGAGCTCTCCTCCGGTGATCACATAGTCCCCGATCGAGAGCTCGTGTGTCGCGAGCGCAGCCACGCGCTCGTCGACCCCCTTGTAGCGTCCGCAGATGAGCCCAAGCCGTTCCTTCCCGGCCAGCTCCTTCGCGGTGTCCTGGTCGAAGGCCCTTCCCCGAGCGGAGAGCAACACAACGGCCGTGCCTTCATCCTCCCCGTCGAGCCCGATCGCCTCGACGGTCTCGAAGACCGGCTCGGGCTTCATCACCATCCCGCTGCCGCCCCCATACTGGTAGTCGTCGGCGGTCCGGTGCTTGTCCTTCGCATGGTCCCTGATGTTCGTGACCGCGATGTCCAGAAGTCCGCGCTCGCGCGCCTGCTTGATGATGCTCTCGGACAGCGGCCCCTCGAGTATCTCGGGGAAGAGCGTGAGAACGTCTATCCTCACCGGTCCTCCCGCCTGAGCCCCTTCATCAGATGCACCACCATCGTGCGCTTCTCGAGATCGACGGTCCGGATGACCTGCTCGATCGCCGGTAGCAGGATCTCCTCGCCGGACGGTCCGTGGACGACGTAGACGTCGTTCGCCGGCTGCGGCATTACGTCGACAAGCTCACCGATCCGTTCGCCGTCCTCCGAGTAGACCTCGAGCCCGATGAGGTCCTGAACGAACCACCGGTCGTCGCCCAGCGGGCCGACGTCCTCGCGGTCGATCCACAGCCGGACGCCTCTCAGCCGCTCGGCGGCCGTCCTCGTCTCCACGGTCAGGAACTTGACGAGAACGCGTCCCGAGTGATCGCGGACCCGTTCGATCTCAAGCGTGGACTCGGCCCCGCCCGGCGTCATCGTCCTCAGAACGATGCGCTCCGTCAGGCAGGCGACGAGGTCGGGCTTCAGGTCGACGATGACATCCCCGCGCACGCCGTGCGCCCGCGTGATGGTCCCGGCTTCGATCCACGTGTCGATGTCGCGCATCCAGTCAGTCGATGATCTCGACGGTCGCCTTCTTCTCGGCCTTCGTCGCGGCGGCGCCGATGATCGCGCGCATCGCCTTCGCGGTCCGGCCGTTCTTACCGATGACCCGTCCCTTGTCCTCGTCCGCCACGCGGACCTCGTAGACGATCATCTCGCCCTTCTGGGACTGGGTCACGTTCACATCATCGGGCCTGGTGACAAGCCCGCGTGCGACGTACTCAACCAGCTCCTGCAGCGCCTGCTCGGTGCGGTCAGCTGTCTTGGTCTCGTCCCCGAACATAGCCTTTTACCTTTCTGGGAGGCCGCGTCCAGCCTGCGGCCGCGGCGGCCGGCGTCCGGAAGATCGTCAGGACCCCGGCTTCTCCTCCTCGTCGTTCCCCTCGTCCCTTGCTGTATTCTCCGCCTCGGACTCGGGTGAGTCCTCCTTCTCGCCGGCCTCCTCTCCGGCGGTCTCCCCGGCCTTCTCGTCCGTCCCCCCGGCGGACTCGTCGGTCGCTTCGTCGGCGGGAGCATCCTCTGCTCCGCCGCCTCCCTCGGCCTTCTTCTCCTCGCCGGTCCCGGCGGACTCCTCGGCAACAGCCTCGGTCGTCTCGTCGCCGGTCGCCGCGGGAGCCTCTTCCTTCGTCTCCTCGGCCTCGGGCTTCTCCTCTTTCTCGGCCGCGGGCTTCGCCTCGGCCGGTGCCTCGTCCTTCTTCTCCTCGTCCTTCTTCTTGCCGCCGGACTTCTTCTCTTCCTCGCGCTTCCTCCGGGCCATCGCCATCCTGGCCTCCGCGCGGGCGCGCGCCTCGTCCTCGAGGTGGCGGACCTCGTCGAGCGTCTTGCCCTGCCGCATCTCGTGCCACATCTGGAGGATGCCGATGCTCCTGAAGAGCGAGCGCACGGTCTCGCTGGGCTGCGCGCCCTTGCTGAGCCACTCGATGGCCTTCTCCGCGTCGATCTTGATGTCGGCCGGCTCCTTCAGTGGGTCGTAATACCCGAGCTGCTCAACGAAACGCCCGTCGCGCTGCTTCCTCTGGTCGGCGACGACGACCCTGTAG includes the following:
- a CDS encoding KH domain-containing protein, which produces MQELVEYVARGLVTRPDDVNVTQSQKGEMIVYEVRVADEDKGRVIGKNGRTAKAMRAIIGAAATKAEKKATVEIID
- the trmD gene encoding tRNA (guanosine(37)-N1)-methyltransferase TrmD, which encodes MRIDVLTLFPEILEGPLSESIIKQARERGLLDIAVTNIRDHAKDKHRTADDYQYGGGSGMVMKPEPVFETVEAIGLDGEDEGTAVVLLSARGRAFDQDTAKELAGKERLGLICGRYKGVDERVAALATHELSIGDYVITGGELAAAVVIDAVARLVPGVLGDIESAETDSFYQGILGPPSYTRPESYRGMDVPEVLVSGHHELIRRWRLTEALRTTMERRPDLLEAANLTEEDEEILAELGWDTDPDD
- the rplS gene encoding 50S ribosomal protein L19 produces the protein MHERIREIEKRYTRDKTPEFGVGDTVRVDVRITEGSKERTQAFEGTVIARQGTGPNETFIVRRVTQGIGVERIFPVSSPNVQAVHVTRHGKTRRAKLYYLRKRTGKAAKTKARDIR
- the rimM gene encoding 16S rRNA processing protein RimM — encoded protein: MRDIDTWIEAGTITRAHGVRGDVIVDLKPDLVACLTERIVLRTMTPGGAESTLEIERVRDHSGRVLVKFLTVETRTAAERLRGVRLWIDREDVGPLGDDRWFVQDLIGLEVYSEDGERIGELVDVMPQPANDVYVVHGPSGEEILLPAIEQVIRTVDLEKRTMVVHLMKGLRREDR
- the rpsP gene encoding 30S ribosomal protein S16, with the protein product MAVRIRLQRKGAKHMAFYRVVVADQRKQRDGRFVEQLGYYDPLKEPADIKIDAEKAIEWLSKGAQPSETVRSLFRSIGILQMWHEMRQGKTLDEVRHLEDEARARAEARMAMARRKREEEKKSGGKKKDEEKKDEAPAEAKPAAEKEEKPEAEETKEEAPAATGDETTEAVAEESAGTGEEKKAEGGGGAEDAPADEATDESAGGTDEKAGETAGEEAGEKEDSPESEAENTARDEGNDEEEKPGS